From Leptolyngbya iicbica LK, a single genomic window includes:
- a CDS encoding lipid-A-disaccharide synthase-related protein: MLNWLLRSTELRVSMPQRVLFISNGHGEDNHSAHVIRTLRKLAPDIDIAAIPIVGEGNAYRRLGIPILGPTQVLPSGGFTYVNRWLLLKDIQAGLLSLSLRQIQAIRRHGPEFDLVHATGDSVGQTCAYLTGRPFISFISCLSALYEGHLQTDFVMRFVVRSPRCRAVITRDPYTAKDLQQQGFDKVHYGGIPSLDWLIPQGKDLQLTPAVPMVALLPGSRMPEAVRNFKLMMQFVVEATRLMGQTVQFRAALVPALMRELGAIATELGWQYDAGKLTYPLADGAIAEIRCYDDAFNDIVCNTTLVIGMAGLAVDQAVALGKPVIQIPGEGPQFNYAFAEAQDRLLGISAQTIGTGPATPATLVEAAHCLQKTVNDADYLAACVENGRDRLGTPGASQRIVQLILDNLQSNQVDLSPNSPTAERGTITP; the protein is encoded by the coding sequence CTTCTGCGTTCTACTGAACTGCGGGTCTCCATGCCTCAGCGAGTCTTATTTATTAGTAACGGCCACGGGGAAGACAATCACTCGGCTCACGTCATCCGCACCCTGCGCAAGCTGGCCCCGGACATTGACATCGCCGCGATTCCCATTGTGGGTGAAGGCAACGCCTATCGTCGCTTGGGTATCCCGATTTTGGGGCCAACGCAGGTGCTGCCCTCCGGCGGGTTTACCTACGTCAACCGCTGGCTGCTGCTAAAAGATATTCAAGCGGGACTGCTGAGTCTGAGTCTGCGCCAAATCCAAGCCATTCGTCGCCACGGGCCAGAATTTGACTTAGTGCATGCCACGGGCGATTCCGTAGGACAAACGTGCGCCTATTTGACTGGGCGCCCGTTTATTTCCTTTATCTCCTGCCTATCTGCCCTGTACGAGGGCCATTTGCAAACGGATTTCGTCATGCGCTTTGTGGTGCGATCGCCCCGCTGCCGCGCCGTCATCACCCGCGATCCCTACACCGCCAAAGATCTGCAACAGCAGGGCTTCGACAAAGTTCACTACGGGGGCATTCCCTCTTTGGACTGGCTGATTCCCCAGGGCAAAGATCTGCAGCTCACGCCAGCGGTACCGATGGTGGCGCTGCTGCCCGGTTCGCGGATGCCGGAAGCGGTGCGCAACTTCAAACTAATGATGCAGTTTGTGGTGGAAGCGACCCGACTCATGGGCCAGACTGTCCAGTTCCGAGCGGCACTCGTCCCCGCGTTGATGCGGGAGTTGGGCGCGATCGCTACGGAGCTAGGTTGGCAATACGATGCGGGCAAGTTGACCTATCCGTTAGCGGATGGCGCGATCGCAGAAATCCGCTGCTACGACGACGCCTTTAACGACATTGTCTGCAACACGACTCTGGTGATCGGCATGGCCGGACTCGCCGTGGATCAAGCGGTCGCCCTGGGCAAACCTGTGATTCAAATTCCCGGTGAGGGGCCACAGTTCAATTACGCTTTTGCGGAAGCCCAAGACCGCTTGCTGGGCATTTCGGCTCAGACGATTGGCACGGGACCCGCGACGCCAGCCACCCTGGTCGAAGCGGCCCATTGCCTCCAAAAAACGGTGAACGATGCTGATTACTTAGCGGCCTGCGTGGAAAATGGCCGCGATCGCCTCGGCACCCCTGGCGCTTCCCAACGGATTGTGCAACTCATTTTGGATAACCTGCAATCGAACCAAGTTGATTTATCCCCCAATTCCCCCACTGCTGAGAGAGGAACCATTACCCCGTGA
- a CDS encoding ABC transporter ATP-binding protein — MTAKTPRPRSSYWQLLPFIHPHRMRFALGFVCILAYVLSTLVLPYLAGQVALYIGQGNVPQMAYWLGLGAVVFLVRSVFQYWENIIMIRASLDVALDLRQAVYAHLHRLGLDYYERNKTGDLSYRLTEDIDRIGEVTHKMSQQFVSCVLQLIAIPIYMLYLNWQLTLAGLIIAPLMAWLIGEFGNRLLKLSRKSQSQISSLSALLTEVFGSMRLVQAFAAQSFEKQRFNQEAVHNRNLRYRAEQLKALQYPVVGFLEAIGIMFLFFLGGWQIAQGNLTPQALVSFLAAIALLLHPIDLVTQHYNEFKQTEASVERVFELMDVPPTLVEDPNAQPLPAVTGKVEYSDVSFAYDPSKPVLQHLDLRVHPGEVIALVGSSGAGKTTLINLLMRFFDPVEGQVLIDGIDIRTVTLDSLRRQIGIVPQDITLFSGNIAQNIAYGEIEPNFERIEASAKLANAHNFITQFSQGYHTWVGERGVNLSGGQRQRIAISRALYFDPRILILDEATSALDSESEALVQEALDRAMKNRTVFVIAHRLSTVREADRIIFLEKGTIVESGTHDELLSYGQRYAQFYAQQFKS, encoded by the coding sequence GTGACCGCGAAAACGCCTCGACCGCGCTCTAGTTACTGGCAGTTGCTGCCCTTCATTCACCCCCACAGAATGCGATTTGCCCTGGGGTTTGTCTGCATCTTGGCCTATGTCTTATCGACGCTGGTGTTGCCTTATCTGGCGGGGCAGGTCGCGCTCTACATCGGCCAGGGCAATGTACCGCAAATGGCCTACTGGCTGGGGCTCGGCGCTGTCGTCTTTCTGGTGCGCAGCGTTTTCCAATATTGGGAAAACATCATCATGATCCGTGCCTCGCTCGATGTGGCGTTGGATCTGCGGCAGGCGGTCTATGCCCATCTACATCGGCTGGGATTGGACTATTACGAGCGCAACAAAACTGGCGATTTGAGCTATCGCCTGACGGAAGATATTGATCGCATTGGCGAAGTCACCCACAAAATGTCGCAGCAGTTTGTCTCCTGCGTGCTGCAACTCATCGCCATCCCCATCTACATGCTGTATTTGAACTGGCAGCTCACTCTGGCGGGGCTGATCATCGCGCCGCTGATGGCGTGGCTAATTGGCGAATTTGGTAACCGCCTGCTGAAGCTGTCGCGTAAGAGCCAGAGTCAAATTTCCAGTTTGTCGGCCTTGCTTACCGAGGTCTTTGGCAGTATGCGCCTGGTGCAAGCGTTTGCAGCCCAAAGCTTTGAAAAGCAGCGGTTCAATCAAGAGGCTGTTCACAACCGTAACCTACGCTACCGGGCCGAACAGCTCAAAGCGCTGCAATATCCCGTCGTCGGCTTTTTAGAAGCGATCGGGATTATGTTTTTGTTCTTTCTCGGCGGTTGGCAAATCGCCCAGGGCAACCTGACGCCGCAAGCATTGGTAAGCTTTTTGGCCGCGATCGCCCTCCTCCTGCATCCCATTGATCTGGTCACCCAGCATTACAACGAGTTCAAACAAACGGAAGCTTCGGTGGAGCGGGTGTTTGAGCTGATGGATGTGCCACCGACCTTAGTCGAAGACCCGAACGCCCAGCCGCTACCCGCTGTCACGGGCAAGGTCGAATACAGTGACGTGTCGTTCGCCTATGACCCCAGCAAGCCGGTGTTGCAGCATTTAGATTTGCGGGTGCATCCGGGGGAAGTCATTGCCCTGGTGGGGTCTTCGGGCGCGGGAAAGACGACGCTGATCAATTTGCTGATGCGCTTTTTTGATCCCGTGGAGGGTCAGGTGCTGATCGATGGCATCGATATTCGCACGGTTACTCTCGACAGTCTGCGGCGGCAAATCGGCATCGTGCCCCAAGACATCACCCTGTTCTCCGGCAATATTGCTCAGAACATTGCCTATGGGGAAATTGAGCCCAATTTTGAGCGAATTGAAGCCTCTGCCAAACTGGCGAATGCTCACAACTTCATCACCCAATTTTCGCAGGGCTATCACACCTGGGTGGGTGAGCGAGGGGTAAACCTGTCGGGGGGGCAGAGGCAACGGATCGCGATCTCCCGCGCCCTCTACTTCGATCCCCGCATCCTCATTTTGGACGAAGCCACCTCGGCGCTGGATTCTGAGTCGGAAGCCTTGGTGCAAGAAGCGCTAGATCGCGCCATGAAAAACCGCACCGTGTTCGTCATTGCCCACCGCCTCAGCACCGTTCGCGAAGCCGATCGCATCATCTTTCTCGAAAAAGGCACGATTGTGGAATCGGGCACCCACGACGAACTACTCAGCTACGGCCAACGGTACGCCCAGTTCTACGCTCAGCAGTTCAAGTCTTGA
- the ndk gene encoding nucleoside-diphosphate kinase encodes MERTFIMIKPDGVQRGLIGEVIARFERKGFTLVGMKLMAVSRELAEKHYDVHKDKPFFGGLVEFITSSPVVAMVWEGENVVASGRTLIGATNPISSAPGTIRGDFGITIGRNLIHGSDAVETAQREIALWFTEPELASWTPANHGWLYED; translated from the coding sequence GTGGAACGCACGTTTATTATGATCAAGCCCGATGGGGTGCAGCGTGGGCTTATTGGTGAAGTGATTGCCCGCTTTGAGCGCAAGGGCTTTACGCTGGTCGGCATGAAGCTGATGGCCGTGTCTCGGGAATTGGCTGAAAAGCACTACGATGTCCACAAAGACAAGCCTTTCTTCGGTGGCCTGGTGGAATTCATTACCTCTAGTCCCGTGGTGGCCATGGTGTGGGAAGGCGAGAATGTCGTCGCTTCCGGGCGCACCTTGATCGGCGCCACGAATCCGATTTCCTCAGCTCCCGGCACCATTCGCGGCGACTTTGGCATCACCATTGGCCGCAACCTGATCCACGGCTCTGACGCGGTAGAAACTGCCCAGCGCGAAATCGCCCTCTGGTTCACTGAGCCGGAACTTGCCAGCTGGACTCCCGCCAATCATGGCTGGCTCTACGAAGATTAA
- a CDS encoding N-acetylmannosamine-6-phosphate 2-epimerase → MSFERVLGQLRGGLIVSCQAPADSPLHDPYVIGAMAAAAVKQGAIAVRIDSPAHIAAVRDRISVPIIGLWKQVIPSSEVYITPQFHHAQAVAEAGADVIAIDATERSRPGGETLADLVQQIHDQLQKPVMADIDTLASAQAAVAAGVDLLGTTLYGYTRETQHCEPPGFELLGNLIDQFAVPCICEGGIASPAAAQQALKLGASAVVVGTAITGIDILVQRYQAALSDV, encoded by the coding sequence ATGAGTTTTGAGAGGGTGCTGGGTCAGCTGCGGGGGGGACTGATTGTGTCGTGTCAGGCTCCGGCGGACTCGCCTTTGCATGATCCGTATGTGATTGGGGCGATGGCGGCGGCAGCGGTGAAGCAGGGGGCGATCGCGGTGCGCATTGACAGTCCGGCTCACATTGCGGCGGTACGCGATCGCATCAGCGTCCCCATCATTGGCTTGTGGAAGCAGGTTATCCCCAGTTCGGAGGTGTACATTACGCCGCAATTTCACCATGCGCAGGCGGTGGCAGAGGCGGGGGCAGATGTGATTGCGATCGATGCGACGGAGCGATCGCGTCCCGGCGGGGAAACGTTAGCCGACTTGGTGCAGCAAATTCACGACCAACTTCAAAAGCCCGTGATGGCGGATATTGATACGCTGGCTTCGGCGCAGGCGGCGGTGGCGGCAGGTGTCGATCTTTTGGGCACGACGCTCTATGGCTATACCCGAGAAACTCAGCACTGCGAGCCACCCGGCTTTGAACTGTTGGGCAACTTGATCGACCAGTTTGCTGTCCCGTGTATTTGCGAGGGGGGCATTGCCTCGCCTGCCGCCGCCCAACAAGCGCTGAAATTGGGGGCATCGGCGGTGGTGGTGGGCACGGCGATTACGGGCATCGACATTTTGGTGCAGCGTTATCAAGCGGCGCTGTCAGATGTTTAG